The following proteins are encoded in a genomic region of Balneola vulgaris DSM 17893:
- a CDS encoding AMP-dependent synthetase/ligase, with the protein MEYTPTTILKTVDEGLKKRKSNVYAGVKRNGQWIETSVDDFMKQVKLLALGLHQLGVKKGDKVSIHAENSTEWLIVDLAVLSLGAALVPIYTTQPGDQIKYILENSEAVVHFVSNDEVFAETKPLIKSIDTVKAVVSILGSKHQKLRTFEDLKQNGATLDQEKPGLYEELKNQVQPDDIATLIYTSGTTGVPKGVVLTHDNIAGNARASFEIFPFKPDEIDDPKILSYLPLAHMFERTASYIYAFGGVPVYYIEDIEQIREDFQTIKPVYFVTVPRLLEKIVTGIKVKGQELSGLKKRLYYWAVNLAENYDPENPPPSLKYKLADKVVYSKIRELFGGRLIGVNVGGAALSPNIARFVNGIGVYCGLGYGLTETSPVLTGPPVGELRIGSSGKALPCVQIKIAEDGEILAKGPNIMKGYYKMPEKTQEVFNEDGWFCTGDIGHLDEDGWLFVTDRKKSLFKLSTGKYVAPQPIENALVNSGFIEQAVVVGSEHKFCGALIVPNWDNMKKRFETSGHEFPTENITENEFVLKRIQKEVDKVNEDRSKWEKIKRFTLLKDQFTIDKGEITPTLKVKRNVINKNYKEIIDSMYADEVT; encoded by the coding sequence ATGGAATATACACCCACTACCATATTAAAAACTGTTGATGAAGGCCTGAAAAAGCGCAAATCAAACGTTTATGCTGGAGTTAAAAGAAACGGCCAATGGATTGAAACATCCGTAGATGATTTCATGAAACAGGTTAAACTTCTCGCCTTAGGGTTACACCAACTTGGTGTAAAGAAGGGAGATAAAGTTTCTATTCATGCCGAAAACAGTACGGAATGGTTAATTGTAGATTTAGCTGTGCTTTCGTTAGGGGCAGCCTTAGTTCCCATCTATACCACCCAGCCCGGTGATCAAATCAAATACATATTAGAGAATTCGGAAGCGGTTGTACATTTTGTATCCAACGATGAGGTTTTCGCTGAGACCAAGCCTCTTATCAAAAGTATTGATACCGTTAAGGCAGTAGTATCCATATTAGGTAGTAAACATCAAAAGCTGCGCACCTTTGAAGATTTAAAACAAAACGGTGCAACCCTTGATCAAGAAAAGCCAGGACTTTATGAGGAATTGAAAAATCAGGTTCAGCCCGATGATATAGCTACGCTTATTTATACCTCAGGAACTACAGGGGTGCCGAAAGGAGTAGTTCTGACACATGATAACATTGCGGGTAATGCGCGTGCTTCATTCGAGATATTTCCATTTAAACCTGATGAGATAGACGATCCAAAAATATTGTCCTATTTACCTTTGGCACATATGTTCGAACGCACAGCTTCATATATCTATGCCTTTGGGGGTGTGCCTGTTTATTACATCGAAGACATTGAGCAAATACGGGAGGACTTTCAAACCATTAAGCCAGTGTATTTTGTAACAGTACCTCGATTACTCGAAAAAATTGTGACGGGTATAAAGGTTAAAGGACAAGAGCTAAGTGGACTTAAAAAGAGATTGTATTATTGGGCGGTTAATTTGGCGGAGAATTATGATCCTGAGAACCCTCCACCATCTTTAAAATATAAGCTAGCCGATAAAGTGGTTTATTCTAAGATCCGCGAACTATTTGGAGGTCGGTTGATAGGCGTAAATGTAGGTGGAGCGGCGCTTTCACCAAATATAGCTCGCTTTGTGAATGGAATTGGGGTGTATTGTGGCCTTGGTTATGGTCTTACAGAAACCTCACCTGTACTAACAGGCCCACCAGTAGGTGAGTTACGCATTGGCTCTTCAGGTAAAGCATTGCCATGTGTTCAGATAAAGATTGCTGAAGATGGCGAGATCCTTGCTAAAGGTCCTAATATCATGAAAGGGTATTACAAAATGCCTGAAAAAACTCAAGAAGTGTTTAATGAAGATGGATGGTTTTGCACGGGAGATATAGGACATCTAGATGAGGATGGTTGGTTATTTGTAACGGATCGTAAGAAATCGTTATTCAAACTAAGCACAGGTAAATATGTGGCTCCTCAACCTATCGAAAATGCTTTGGTAAATAGTGGGTTTATCGAACAAGCCGTGGTTGTAGGGAGTGAGCATAAGTTTTGTGGGGCCCTAATCGTACCGAATTGGGATAACATGAAAAAACGATTTGAAACCTCTGGACATGAATTCCCAACAGAGAATATCACAGAGAATGAGTTCGTGTTAAAACGCATTCAGAAAGAAGTAGATAAAGTAAACGAGGACCGCTCAAAGTGGGAGAAGATCAAAAGATTTACCCTCTTGAAAGATCAGTTTACTATCGATAAAGGAGAGATCACTCCAACGCTTAAAGTGAAGCGAAATGTGATTAATAAAAATTATAAAGAGATCATCGATAGCATGTACGCCGATGAAGTAACATAA
- a CDS encoding hotdog fold thioesterase: protein MIIEESLKPKADLYFHKMGTHMGHALGIEFEVIQRDKLVATMPVNENTVQPFRILHGGASVVLAETLASVGAWFSLDEDSKTAVGVEINANHIRSVKEGGMVRGTATPIHQGKKIQVWETRIEDERGKLVCVSKCTLAIVERK, encoded by the coding sequence ATGATCATCGAAGAGTCGCTAAAACCAAAAGCTGATTTATACTTTCATAAGATGGGTACTCATATGGGGCATGCACTTGGGATAGAGTTTGAAGTTATTCAGCGGGATAAGCTTGTTGCTACGATGCCAGTGAATGAAAATACGGTTCAGCCATTTCGAATTTTACACGGCGGAGCTTCAGTGGTTTTAGCTGAAACACTAGCTTCTGTAGGAGCTTGGTTTTCTTTAGATGAGGATTCTAAAACAGCGGTTGGAGTGGAGATTAATGCCAACCATATTCGATCGGTAAAAGAAGGTGGGATGGTTCGAGGAACCGCAACCCCGATTCATCAGGGCAAAAAGATTCAAGTTTGGGAAACCAGAATTGAGGATGAAAGAGGCAAGCTTGTGTGTGTTTCTAAATGCACTTTAGCGATTGTAGAAAGGAAGTAA
- a CDS encoding CPBP family intramembrane glutamic endopeptidase yields MKKFKAVTLYISLFLGALYVGERLEDSFALISDSVIKNELTYNIIIKTIICAIFLFIGKRLKLMKFNGLTKEIFKFYPIFQVLALYALVYSIKAHTFQIESVVLFLFFVSTLCTGFAEELCFRGVLLPTFIKSFSDSENVILKSVVIVALIFGVLHFGNLIKYPENILGVTTQVIAAICVSFLFSAILLKSRSIVVAGVTHGLINFTFSGRFLSESQKNTGDISMNLNSVVTTSIFFGIILFISIVMIKKVNRQSVLNSL; encoded by the coding sequence ATGAAAAAATTTAAAGCAGTCACATTATATATTTCTTTGTTTTTGGGGGCATTATATGTTGGTGAGCGGCTTGAAGATTCATTTGCCTTGATAAGTGATTCAGTAATAAAAAATGAATTGACGTATAATATTATCATTAAGACTATTATATGTGCGATATTTCTTTTTATAGGTAAACGTCTGAAATTGATGAAATTTAATGGGCTAACTAAGGAGATATTTAAGTTTTATCCGATATTCCAAGTTCTAGCATTATATGCTCTCGTGTATTCAATTAAAGCCCACACTTTTCAAATTGAATCCGTTGTACTGTTTTTATTTTTTGTCTCCACACTTTGTACAGGATTTGCTGAAGAACTATGTTTTAGAGGTGTTTTGTTGCCGACATTTATTAAGTCATTTTCAGACAGTGAGAATGTAATTCTAAAAAGTGTAGTGATAGTAGCTTTAATATTTGGTGTGCTACATTTCGGAAACTTAATAAAGTATCCAGAGAACATATTAGGTGTAACCACTCAGGTGATTGCTGCGATTTGCGTAAGCTTTTTATTTTCGGCAATCTTACTTAAATCAAGAAGTATTGTAGTTGCCGGAGTCACTCATGGATTAATAAATTTCACATTTAGTGGGCGTTTTCTATCAGAGAGTCAAAAAAACACTGGTGATATTAGTATGAATCTAAATTCAGTAGTAACTACGTCTATATTTTTTGGAATAATATTATTTATATCAATTGTGATGATTAAAAAAGTGAACAGACAAAGTGTATTGAACTCTCTGTAA
- a CDS encoding M24 family metallopeptidase, whose protein sequence is MKTSMKTFYTLLLMLFVAAPLAQAQNSDLEVLPMRERARVIDELLEDRIKTVLPDLMRRTGIDMWVVVSREYNEDPVIETLLPATWLAARRRTILVMYDRGGEQGIETLAVARYDVGTTFKKAWDKEQQPDQWKRLAEIIEERDPKKIGVNQSKHWGLADGIVATDLEEMKAAIGKKYANRVVSAEKLAVGWLETRSEKEMAIYPHIVRIAHEIIADGFSDKVIQPGVTTTEDLVWWYRERIRELKLITWFHPSVSIQRADPESFDHLRSFSSRPENNVIMPGDLLHVDFGIKYLRLNTDTQQHAYVLRPTETKVPDYLKKAFDNGNRLQDIFTNNFKEGRTGNEVLKLSREQAIAEGIKPSIYTHPIGFHGHAAGTTLGMWDAQGGVPGSGEYPLHLNTAYSIELNAATYIEEWGKEIRIMLEEDAYFDKSGVWYIDGRQKEIMTIPRVPATQ, encoded by the coding sequence ATGAAAACATCTATGAAAACATTTTACACACTGCTATTAATGCTGTTCGTAGCAGCGCCATTAGCTCAAGCTCAGAATAGTGATCTTGAAGTCTTGCCAATGCGAGAACGCGCAAGAGTTATTGATGAACTATTAGAAGACCGCATTAAAACTGTATTGCCTGATTTGATGCGAAGAACAGGCATTGATATGTGGGTTGTGGTTTCACGAGAGTATAACGAAGATCCTGTAATTGAAACGTTGCTCCCAGCTACTTGGCTTGCAGCTCGACGAAGAACCATCCTAGTGATGTACGATAGAGGTGGAGAGCAAGGTATCGAGACTTTAGCTGTAGCACGTTACGATGTAGGTACGACCTTTAAAAAAGCATGGGATAAAGAACAGCAACCGGACCAATGGAAACGATTAGCTGAAATCATTGAAGAAAGAGACCCTAAAAAGATTGGTGTAAACCAAAGTAAGCATTGGGGACTTGCCGATGGTATTGTAGCTACCGATTTAGAAGAAATGAAAGCGGCCATCGGTAAAAAGTATGCGAACCGTGTGGTATCGGCTGAAAAACTTGCTGTGGGTTGGTTAGAAACACGCTCTGAAAAAGAGATGGCCATCTATCCACATATAGTTCGTATTGCTCATGAAATTATAGCGGATGGATTTTCAGACAAAGTGATTCAGCCCGGCGTTACAACTACTGAAGACTTAGTTTGGTGGTACAGAGAACGTATTCGTGAGCTAAAACTCATTACTTGGTTTCACCCAAGTGTTTCCATTCAACGTGCCGATCCAGAGTCTTTTGATCACCTGAGATCTTTCTCAAGTAGACCCGAAAATAATGTGATTATGCCTGGAGATTTACTTCATGTTGATTTCGGAATCAAGTACTTGCGTTTGAATACAGATACCCAGCAGCATGCCTATGTACTTCGCCCAACGGAAACAAAAGTACCAGATTATCTCAAGAAGGCATTTGATAATGGAAATCGCTTACAAGACATCTTTACCAATAACTTCAAAGAAGGAAGAACAGGAAATGAAGTGCTTAAATTGTCGCGTGAGCAAGCTATTGCGGAAGGGATAAAGCCATCTATCTATACTCACCCTATTGGGTTTCATGGCCACGCGGCAGGAACAACATTGGGAATGTGGGATGCACAAGGTGGCGTTCCAGGAAGTGGTGAATACCCGCTTCACCTAAATACAGCTTATTCCATTGAGTTAAATGCTGCAACCTATATCGAAGAGTGGGGTAAAGAAATTCGAATTATGCTCGAAGAAGACGCTTACTTCGATAAATCTGGAGTTTGGTATATCGATGGTCGCCAAAAAGAAATTATGACCATCCCTCGAGTTCCTGCTACTCAATAA
- a CDS encoding M61 family metallopeptidase: MNRINIYLSVLLALLTTFSVAAQTPIKYEISFENAVHHEAEISITFPNLENKVLQVRMSRTSPGRYALHEFAKNVYNVRATDSEGNELVVTRPNPHQWNVSGHDGIVNFSYTLYANRGGGTYTGIDETHAHLNMPATFAWAREYEHRPIEITFNKRDDLNWKIATQLKHLKGNTYYAPDFQYFLDSPTEIADLHFRNEKVDGQNIRLALHTPATDAEVDEYFSKVMAIVKEQARVFNEMPNFDYGEYTFLSCYVPNASGDGMEHRNSTYVVSSKPKDRPLGETSIGTISHEFFHAWNVERIRPASLEPFDFEEANMSGELWFAEGFTSYYTNYILARAGIRTAEQYVEGLDGGLNYVINSPGRQYHNPIEMSYQAPFVDAARSVDPVNRSNTFISYYTYGSVLGLGLDLSLRGMDKGLTLDGFMQHVWKNYGKPEVPYAVRDLQEALAQYAGEDFANQYFENYIFDSNLPDYKALLNDFGVTLELAEPGKASLGGTIRKQGGQWRLTGNATVGSPIYEAGIESEDVFVSIAGKNLDDVKSVDEILKNYKPGDKIEVVINRWGDELKKTVTLEESNRLMTTLNANATPAQKARRNAWLSGN, encoded by the coding sequence ATGAACAGAATTAACATCTATCTCAGTGTATTATTGGCTTTGCTTACTACATTTTCAGTAGCTGCCCAAACTCCAATTAAGTATGAAATATCGTTTGAAAATGCGGTACATCATGAAGCTGAAATTTCGATCACCTTCCCAAATCTTGAAAATAAGGTGCTTCAGGTAAGAATGAGTAGAACCTCACCGGGGCGTTATGCATTACATGAATTTGCCAAGAATGTATACAACGTACGAGCTACCGATAGTGAAGGGAACGAGTTAGTGGTAACACGCCCTAACCCACACCAGTGGAATGTGAGTGGCCATGATGGCATCGTAAACTTTTCTTACACCCTATATGCAAATAGAGGCGGTGGTACCTATACCGGCATTGATGAGACACATGCTCATTTAAATATGCCAGCTACTTTCGCATGGGCTAGAGAGTATGAGCATAGACCCATAGAAATCACCTTCAATAAAAGAGATGATTTGAACTGGAAAATAGCTACTCAGTTAAAGCATTTAAAGGGGAATACTTATTACGCCCCTGATTTCCAATACTTCTTGGATAGCCCCACTGAAATCGCTGACCTACATTTCAGAAATGAGAAGGTTGACGGACAGAATATTCGTTTAGCCTTACATACACCAGCAACTGATGCGGAAGTAGATGAATACTTCAGTAAGGTAATGGCCATTGTTAAAGAACAGGCAAGGGTGTTCAACGAAATGCCAAACTTCGATTATGGAGAGTACACTTTCCTTTCTTGCTATGTACCAAATGCTAGCGGCGATGGTATGGAACACCGAAACTCTACCTATGTTGTTAGTTCAAAGCCCAAAGATAGGCCACTAGGCGAAACTAGTATTGGCACTATTTCTCATGAGTTTTTCCATGCTTGGAATGTGGAGCGTATTAGACCAGCATCGCTCGAACCCTTCGATTTCGAAGAAGCCAACATGAGTGGTGAGCTTTGGTTTGCGGAAGGGTTTACCAGCTACTACACCAACTATATCTTAGCTCGTGCAGGTATTAGAACGGCTGAGCAGTATGTTGAAGGCCTAGATGGTGGACTTAATTATGTGATCAATTCACCGGGACGTCAATATCATAATCCTATTGAGATGAGTTACCAAGCGCCATTTGTTGATGCGGCTCGCTCTGTAGACCCAGTGAACAGATCAAATACGTTTATCTCCTATTACACTTATGGAAGTGTACTTGGTTTAGGCCTAGATTTATCTCTTCGTGGAATGGATAAGGGGCTAACGTTAGATGGCTTCATGCAGCATGTATGGAAAAACTATGGTAAGCCTGAAGTGCCATATGCTGTACGAGATTTACAAGAAGCTCTTGCTCAATATGCTGGTGAAGACTTTGCGAATCAGTATTTTGAAAACTACATCTTTGATAGCAATCTGCCCGATTACAAAGCATTGCTAAATGATTTTGGGGTTACACTCGAACTGGCTGAGCCAGGGAAGGCTAGCTTAGGAGGTACGATCAGAAAACAAGGTGGCCAATGGAGGCTTACCGGAAATGCAACCGTAGGCAGCCCAATTTATGAAGCGGGTATTGAGTCGGAAGATGTTTTCGTAAGTATTGCAGGAAAAAATTTAGACGACGTAAAGAGTGTAGACGAAATTCTGAAGAATTATAAACCGGGCGATAAAATCGAAGTCGTGATCAACCGATGGGGCGATGAACTCAAGAAAACCGTTACACTTGAGGAATCAAATCGCTTGATGACAACATTAAATGCCAATGCTACTCCGGCTCAAAAAGCCAGAAGAAACGCTTGGTTATCAGGGAATTAA
- the paaA gene encoding 1,2-phenylacetyl-CoA epoxidase subunit PaaA, giving the protein METQEQLDAFQARIDAGEKIEPKDWMPERYRKQLIRMASQHAHSEIVGMLPEGNWIARAPSLKRKLVLLAKVQDEAGHGLYLYSATETLGISRDELIDQYLYGSAKYSSIFNYPTLSYADVCVIGWLVDGAAIVNQTKLAHSSYGPYARANLRICKEESFHKKQGYEMVAKLASGTPAQRKMVQEAVNRLWWPTLMMFGPNDSESPNSAELIKWQVKLNTNDELRQHFVDRMVMEAEAVGLTLPDPDLKFNEETGHWEFGEIPWDEFWDVVKGNGVMNRERIKARRNAHENGQWVREAATAYARKKKLAQEKAS; this is encoded by the coding sequence ATGGAAACACAAGAGCAATTAGATGCATTTCAAGCTCGTATAGATGCGGGCGAAAAAATTGAACCAAAAGATTGGATGCCTGAGCGTTATCGCAAGCAATTAATCCGTATGGCAAGCCAGCATGCACATTCAGAAATTGTGGGTATGCTTCCTGAAGGGAACTGGATTGCTAGAGCTCCTTCCTTAAAACGTAAGCTCGTACTACTTGCTAAGGTTCAAGACGAAGCTGGCCATGGTTTATACCTTTACAGCGCTACTGAAACCTTAGGTATTAGCCGTGATGAGCTAATCGATCAATATTTATATGGAAGCGCGAAATACTCAAGTATTTTCAACTATCCTACTTTAAGCTATGCGGATGTTTGTGTAATCGGATGGCTTGTAGATGGCGCTGCGATTGTGAACCAAACTAAATTAGCACATTCTTCTTACGGACCATATGCTCGTGCAAATCTCAGAATTTGTAAGGAAGAAAGTTTCCACAAAAAGCAGGGTTACGAGATGGTAGCTAAATTAGCTAGTGGAACTCCTGCACAGCGCAAAATGGTACAAGAAGCTGTAAACAGATTATGGTGGCCAACTTTGATGATGTTTGGTCCTAATGATTCAGAATCTCCGAACAGTGCTGAACTCATTAAATGGCAAGTAAAGCTCAATACCAATGATGAATTGCGCCAACACTTTGTTGACCGCATGGTAATGGAGGCTGAAGCCGTAGGACTTACCTTACCCGATCCAGATCTCAAATTCAACGAAGAAACTGGACACTGGGAATTTGGTGAAATTCCTTGGGATGAATTCTGGGATGTAGTGAAAGGAAATGGCGTAATGAACCGTGAGCGCATCAAGGCTCGTCGTAATGCACATGAAAATGGCCAATGGGTTCGCGAAGCAGCTACAGCCTATGCTCGCAAGAAGAAACTAGCCCAAGAAAAAGCATCCTAG
- the paaB gene encoding 1,2-phenylacetyl-CoA epoxidase subunit PaaB: MSETNEKEWPLWEVFYQPKNGKPYEHAGSLHAADAENALQNARDVYARRNEGIGIWVVPSDQITASTPEDMGPFFDPASDKPYRHPQFYSVPRAVKKRS; this comes from the coding sequence ATGTCTGAAACGAACGAAAAAGAATGGCCTCTGTGGGAGGTTTTTTATCAACCTAAGAACGGCAAACCTTACGAACATGCTGGCAGTTTACACGCTGCAGATGCCGAAAACGCACTTCAAAACGCTCGCGACGTTTATGCTCGTCGTAATGAAGGAATCGGAATTTGGGTTGTTCCTTCTGATCAGATCACGGCTTCGACGCCCGAAGATATGGGCCCATTTTTTGACCCCGCTTCTGATAAGCCGTACCGCCACCCACAATTTTATAGTGTACCAAGAGCCGTTAAAAAGAGATCATGA
- the paaC gene encoding 1,2-phenylacetyl-CoA epoxidase subunit PaaC, with translation MSTDSLTKKDAYLKYLLRLADDRLILGQRMSEWCGHGPVLEEDLALANISLDLIGHAAALYSHAADVEDKGHDEDHFAYFRDDDEFTNLQLCELPNGDFAFTIARLFLFSSFSYFQYTALKDVKDEQLNGMMNKHLKEIKYHLRHSRDWVLRLGDGTEESHKRMQDAMDELWMYVGELFYMDEVDETIIKEGNAVDTSTFKDEWKKLVEETLTEATLTIPDWEQFMMSGSRNGMHTEHLGHMLAQMQFLRRSHPDAVWK, from the coding sequence ATGAGTACAGATAGCTTGACAAAAAAAGACGCTTATTTAAAGTACCTACTTCGCTTGGCCGACGACCGACTTATATTAGGTCAACGTATGTCTGAGTGGTGTGGACATGGTCCTGTTCTAGAGGAAGATCTAGCATTAGCTAATATCTCTTTAGATTTAATTGGCCATGCCGCTGCACTTTATTCACATGCGGCCGATGTTGAAGACAAAGGGCATGATGAAGATCATTTTGCTTACTTCAGAGATGACGATGAGTTTACCAATCTTCAGTTGTGTGAACTGCCTAATGGCGACTTTGCCTTTACCATAGCTCGACTATTCCTATTTAGCTCGTTTAGCTACTTCCAATACACTGCACTAAAAGATGTGAAGGATGAGCAGTTGAATGGAATGATGAATAAACACCTCAAAGAAATTAAATACCATTTACGTCATTCGCGTGATTGGGTACTTCGTTTGGGTGATGGCACTGAAGAAAGCCACAAGCGTATGCAAGATGCAATGGATGAACTTTGGATGTATGTAGGGGAATTATTCTACATGGACGAAGTAGATGAAACCATCATCAAAGAAGGCAATGCCGTTGACACTTCTACGTTCAAGGATGAGTGGAAGAAGCTTGTTGAGGAAACCCTTACTGAGGCGACCTTAACAATACCTGATTGGGAACAGTTTATGATGAGTGGAAGCCGTAATGGAATGCATACCGAGCATTTAGGACATATGTTGGCTCAAATGCAGTTCTTGCGTCGCTCACATCCTGATGCTGTTTGGAAATAA
- the paaD gene encoding 1,2-phenylacetyl-CoA epoxidase subunit PaaD, producing the protein MSETVLHTEDQIWEYLTEVNDPEIPVLNIIEMGIARSVEIVDEKVIVKITPTYSGCPAMNAIEQSVRDKLHDKSVPNFEVILDYSEAWTTDWMTEEAKAKLKDYGIAPPEKSTNDDDFLTSLSSTKIVPCPYCDSFETELQSQFGSTACKAQYFCNGCHQPFEHFKCI; encoded by the coding sequence ATGTCAGAAACCGTCTTACATACTGAAGACCAAATTTGGGAGTATTTAACCGAGGTTAATGATCCTGAAATACCTGTTCTCAATATCATTGAGATGGGCATCGCTCGCAGTGTTGAGATTGTAGACGAAAAAGTTATCGTTAAAATTACCCCTACTTATTCTGGCTGCCCTGCCATGAACGCCATAGAGCAATCGGTACGGGATAAGCTTCACGATAAATCGGTACCAAATTTTGAGGTGATTTTAGATTACTCTGAAGCATGGACTACCGACTGGATGACGGAAGAGGCCAAAGCCAAGCTAAAAGATTATGGCATTGCTCCTCCAGAAAAATCTACCAACGACGACGACTTCCTTACGAGCTTAAGTAGCACGAAGATTGTGCCCTGTCCTTATTGCGACTCTTTTGAAACGGAATTGCAAAGCCAATTTGGTTCAACAGCCTGCAAAGCCCAATACTTCTGCAATGGCTGTCATCAACCATTTGAACACTTTAAGTGTATCTAA
- a CDS encoding BF3164 family lipoprotein, which produces MNKGFLSIIYVFVIFSRSWYPLGEASESLFNPNHIVVLEEDRILVNDPVDNVYPIRSINFTLDEEVAHLREGRGPGEVSPMFYKRFTKFSNGDLLIWDAGLSRIGVFTANLTHKRDLTWNTFEAKIYQAALINDSTLVTIDYSENFLKAWRINKTGFSESDLLWQHSLSKSPELKALSNPLMLQTLLFANDGERLLIAFKYSSLIINVTEAGVHYLTDGPEGIPIPNPQIKGGFSLPDINIHPVGAIDISVGEDYIYVVFSGRIVSKSELQEYASDIDLLLEQVEHANRLWVFDKSNGDFVKEVNLPKSAKSFQIIGRKAYLLNTLEDYPKITKYQLPDDL; this is translated from the coding sequence ATGAATAAGGGATTTTTATCAATTATTTATGTCTTCGTAATCTTTTCTCGAAGTTGGTATCCACTCGGAGAAGCAAGCGAGTCGCTTTTTAACCCAAACCACATTGTAGTTTTAGAAGAGGATAGGATTCTAGTAAATGATCCTGTTGATAATGTATACCCGATTCGCAGTATAAATTTCACTTTAGATGAAGAGGTTGCTCATTTAAGAGAAGGAAGAGGTCCGGGAGAAGTAAGCCCAATGTTCTATAAGCGATTTACCAAATTCTCGAATGGGGACCTACTAATTTGGGATGCTGGACTAAGCCGGATTGGTGTTTTTACCGCGAACTTAACGCATAAAAGGGATCTAACTTGGAATACATTCGAGGCTAAGATCTATCAGGCTGCACTAATTAATGACTCTACTCTCGTCACCATAGACTATTCTGAAAACTTTTTAAAAGCCTGGCGAATTAATAAAACGGGATTCAGTGAATCTGATTTATTATGGCAGCATTCTTTGAGTAAGTCACCTGAACTAAAAGCTCTATCGAATCCATTAATGCTTCAAACGTTACTCTTTGCAAATGATGGAGAAAGACTTTTAATAGCATTTAAATATTCATCCTTGATCATAAATGTGACTGAAGCTGGGGTTCATTATTTAACTGATGGACCGGAGGGTATTCCCATCCCTAATCCACAGATAAAAGGAGGCTTTAGTTTACCTGATATAAATATACATCCAGTCGGCGCCATAGACATTTCGGTTGGTGAGGATTACATCTACGTTGTTTTTAGTGGGAGAATAGTATCAAAGTCGGAATTACAGGAATATGCCTCCGATATTGATTTACTACTCGAACAAGTTGAGCATGCGAATCGATTGTGGGTGTTTGATAAATCCAATGGTGACTTTGTTAAAGAAGTGAATCTGCCTAAGTCTGCAAAGTCGTTTCAAATAATAGGAAGGAAAGCATATTTACTTAATACCCTTGAAGATTATCCAAAGATTACAAAGTATCAATTACCTGATGACTTGTAA
- a CDS encoding enoyl-CoA hydratase-related protein has protein sequence MSFIAKELTNSVLRITLNRPDVLNSFNYAMAEEVQAAFQVAASNDEIRSVLLTANGRAFCAGQDLQEVTEISKDPNRELSEVVHHTYNPIIKAIRELEMPVICAVNGTAAGAGANIALACDMVIASEEAKFIQSFSNIGLIPDSGGTYILPRLIGLARATELTFTGRPVKAPEAVEMGMIYKAVPADSLLDEAITLCERFAAMPTRGFGLTKKGFNAGFSNNLEQQLNLEADLQAEAGSTHDYNEGVQAFLEKRKPTFTGK, from the coding sequence ATGAGCTTTATAGCAAAAGAACTAACTAATTCAGTACTCCGAATTACACTCAACCGTCCAGATGTACTAAATAGTTTTAACTATGCGATGGCTGAAGAAGTACAAGCTGCCTTTCAAGTAGCTGCCAGTAATGATGAGATTCGTAGTGTTTTACTTACAGCAAATGGTCGTGCTTTTTGTGCGGGACAAGATCTTCAAGAAGTAACAGAGATTTCAAAAGACCCCAATCGTGAATTAAGTGAAGTGGTTCATCATACATACAATCCCATCATTAAAGCGATTCGCGAACTTGAAATGCCTGTAATCTGTGCTGTTAACGGGACTGCTGCGGGTGCAGGTGCTAACATCGCTTTAGCTTGTGATATGGTAATTGCTTCTGAAGAAGCTAAGTTCATTCAGTCGTTTTCTAATATTGGCTTAATTCCGGATAGTGGTGGAACGTACATTCTACCTCGCCTTATTGGTTTAGCTCGTGCTACTGAACTCACCTTTACGGGTCGCCCAGTTAAAGCACCAGAAGCAGTTGAAATGGGTATGATATATAAAGCAGTACCAGCCGATTCACTGCTGGATGAAGCCATCACTTTATGCGAACGTTTTGCCGCTATGCCAACGCGTGGATTCGGTTTAACAAAAAAAGGATTTAACGCCGGTTTCAGTAATAACCTTGAGCAACAATTAAACCTTGAGGCAGATTTACAAGCTGAAGCGGGTTCAACGCACGATTACAACGAAGGGGTTCAGGCCTTCTTAGAAAAACGAAAGCCCACCTTTACCGGCAAATAA